One Pyrus communis chromosome 4, drPyrComm1.1, whole genome shotgun sequence genomic region harbors:
- the LOC137731803 gene encoding protein NRT1/ PTR FAMILY 4.6-like → MEQEQHLSTRWEGYVDWRSRSAIRGRHGGMLASSFVLVAEVLENLAYLANASNLVRYLSDYMHLSPSKAANDVTDFMGTAFLLALLGGFLSDAFFTTYHIYLISTVIEFLGLILLTVQARLPSLKPPPCTQGSLDDPCQEVEGGKAAMLFLGLYLVALGVGGIKGSLPSHGAEQFDESTPQGRKQRSTFFNYFIFCLSCGGLIAVTLVVWIEDNKGWEWGFGIATISIFLSIPVFLAGSALYRNKIPNGSPLTTIFKVLIAATLHSCVTKSPSNAIVSMTPSPSSSTPIAHAVSESNTAEKENYATHDQTPTESLKFLNRAVLVNKPVHDKLHCTVKQVEEVKIVLKIFPIFACTIMLNCCLAQLSTFSVQQAATMDTKLGSLKVPPASLPIFPVLFIMILAPVYDFFIIPFARKATKSEMGITHLQRIGTGLALSIVAMAIAALVEIKRKRVATNSGMLDSTEPLPITFFWIALQYLFLGSADLFTLAGLLEFFFTEAPQSMRSLATSLTWASLAMGYYLSSVIVSVVNDVSGKYSERKWLAGKKLNQYHLERFYWLMCVLSGLNFLHYLFWAVRYKYRSTRINK, encoded by the exons ATG GAGCAAGAACAGCATCTCAGCACCAGATGGGAAGGCTATGTTGACTGGAGAAGCCGATCTGCAATCAGAGGCCGGCATGGTGGCATGCTTGCTTCCTCGTTTGTGCTGG TGGCCGAGGTATTGGAGAACTTGGCATATCTGGCAAATGCAAGCAACTTGGTCAGGTACCTATCGGACTACATGCATTTATCTCCGTCCAAAGCGGCAAACGATGTCACAGATTTCATGGGCACCGCCTTCCTTCTGGCCCTTCTCGGTGGTTTCTTATCCGACGcctttttcacaacttatcACATCTACCTGATAAGTACAGTTATTGAATTTCTG GGTTTGATCCTACTCACAGTGCAagctcgcttaccttcactgaAGCCACCACCGTGCACTCAAGGCAGCCTCGACGATCCATGCCAAGAAGTCGAAGGCGGAAAAGCTGCCATGTTGTTCCTAGGCCTGTATCTGGTGGCACTGGGGGTCGGAGGGATAAAGGGCTCCTTACCCTCACATGGTGCGGAGCAATTTGACGAGAGCACTCCACAAGGAAGGAAGCAGAGATCAACCTTCTTCAACTACTTTATCTTCTGCCTCTCTTGCGGCGGCCTGATTGCGGTGACACTGGTAGTGTGGATTGAAGACAACAAAGGGTGGGAATGGGGTTTTGGAATTGCCACCATTAGCATATTTTTGTCTATACCGGTGTTTCTTGCTGGTTCCGCTCTCTACCGGAACAAGATACCAAATGGAAGTCCCCTAACAACCATTtttaag GTTTTGATTGCTGCCACACTTCACAGCTGTGTGACCAAAAGTCCAAGCAATGCCATTGTAAGCATGACTCCAAGCCCTTCTTCTTCAACCCCAATTGCCCACGCGGTATCGGAATCAAACACCGCGGAGAAGGAGAATTACGCCACTCATGATCAAACTCCAACAGAAAGCCTCAAGTTCCTAAACAGAGCAGTTCTAGTGAACAAGCCAGTCCATGATAAACTACATTGCACCGTGAAGCAAGTCGAAGAAGTCAAAATCGTGCTTAAAATCTTTCCAATTTTCGCGTGCACAATCATGCTCAACTGCTGCTTAGCTCAGCTCTCAACATTCTCCGTCCAACAAGCCGCAACAATGGACACAAAGCTCGGCTCTCTAAAAGTCCCGCCGGCCTCCCTCCCCATCTTCCCCGTACTCTTCATCATGATCCTAGCGCCAGTCtacgacttcttcatcatcccTTTCGCACGTAAGGCCACAAAATCCGAAATGGGGATCACCCACTTGCAGCGCATAGGGACCGGCCTAGCCCTTTCCATCGTTGCCATGGCAATAGCAGCCCTTGTCGAGATCAAGCGCAAGCGTGTAGCGACCAACTCCGGGATGCTCGACTCAACCGAGCCGCTCCCGATCACGTTCTTTTGGATTGCGCTGCAGTACTTGTTCCTGGGGTCGGCAGACCTGTTCACGTTGGCCGGACTGTTGGAGTTCTTCTTCACGGAAGCGCCGCAAAGCATGAGGTCTCTGGCCACATCTCTCACTTGGGCATCCTTGGCAATGGGGTATTACCTAAGCTCGGTGATTGTCTCTGTGGTGAATGATGTTTCGGGGAAGTACTCCGAGCGCAAATGGCTGGCTGGTAAAAAGCTGAATCAATACCACCTGGAGAGATTCTATTGGCTCATGTGCGTGCTGAGTGGATTGAATTTCTTGCACTATCTTTTCTGGGCGGTCAGATACAAATACAGATCAACGagaataaataagtaa
- the LOC137730747 gene encoding aldehyde oxidase GLOX, with protein MASVFKNLSFSSSIIPCFVPIFFSCFFVVSHSEYLSLTTSLPSSTTKISNVSDGGEWVLLQKSIGVSAMHMQLLKNDKVIIFDWTDMGPSNLSLPDGSACRHYLFHNRTINDCTAHSLIYDLATDTFRPLFVASETWCSSGALDANGTLVQTGGYGDNGIRRIRTFSPCDDDSCKWAELPTNLSDRRWYASNQILPDGRVIVVGGRKAFTYEFYPKKNDESNDELFHFRFLAETNDQGEENNLYPFLHLLPDGNLFIFANNRSILFDHSNNRIVKELPGMPVAVKRNYPSTGSSVLLPLKMNGVLSGSGLPEVEILICGGALPGAFNLSKNKIHVGASNSCGRIKLSDPHPKWVMEEMPMPRVMSDMLLLPTGDVIIINGASNGTAGWDAAENPVFNPVLYRTYESDPDRRFVVLNPSSIPRMYHSAAILVPDGKILVGGSNPHNEYNFRRAFPTDLSLQAFHPPYLGPLFAPLRPSILSVETRDDTVSYGQEFSVTFVLSVYRADPGISVALVTPSFTTHSFAMNQRMVVLDVALLEPLSTTAYKITAYGPPKNTVAPPGYYLLFLVHAGTPSHGVWVRVQ; from the coding sequence ATGGCTTCCGTTTTCAAGAAcctttctttctcctcctccattatcCCCTGCTTCGTCCCCATATTCTTCTCCTGCTTCTTCGTCGTCTCCCATTCCGAATACTTATCCCTGACCACGTCGCTACCCTCCAGTACGACGAAAATTAGTAATGTATCCGACGGCGGCGAGTGGGTTCTTTTGCAAAAGAGCATTGGCGTCTCGGCCATGCACATGCAGCTCCTCAAAAACGACAAAGTCATTATCTTCGACTGGACCGATATGGGCCCTTCTAACCTCTCCCTCCCCGACGGTTCCGCCTGCCGTCATTACCTCTTCCACAACAGGACCATAAATGACTGCACCGCCCACTCCCTCATCTACGACCTCGCCACCGACACATTCCGCCCCCTCTTCGTCGCCTCCGAGACCTGGTGCTCCTCCGGCGCTCTCGATGCCAACGGTACCCTCGTCCAAACAGGCGGATACGGCGACAACGGCATCCGAAGAATCCGCACATTCTCCCCCTGCGACGACGACAGCTGTAAATGGGCCGAGCTCCCGACAAACCTCTCCGACCGCCGCTGGTACGCATCCAACCAGATACTCCCCGACGGACGCGTCATTGTCGTGGGAGGAAGAAAAGCCTTCACCTACGAATTCTACCCCAAGAAAAACGACGAGTCGAACGACGAGTTGTTCCACTTCCGGTTCTTGGCGGAGACCAACGACCAGGGCGAGGAGAACAATCTTTACCCGTTCTTGCACCTTTTGCCCGACGGGAACCTCTTCATCTTTGCAAACAACCGGTCAATCTTGTTTGATCACAGTAACAACCGGATTGTTAAGGAACTCCCCGGTATGCCCGTCGCCGTCAAGCGGAACTATCCCAGTACGGGGTCCTCCGTCCTCCTCCCGCTTAAAATGAACGGGGTCTTGTCCGGGTCGGGTCTGCCCGAAGTTGAAATCTTGATATGTGGCGGGGCGCTTCCCGGCGCTTTTAACTTGtcgaaaaataaaatacacGTCGGCGCCTCCAACAGCTGCGGTCGGATAAAGTTGTCCGACCCGCATCCGAAATGGGTCATGGAGGAAATGCCCATGCCACGTGTCATGTCCGACATGCTGCTACTGCCTACTGGTGACGTCATCATCATCAACGGCGCATCGAACGGGACGGCAGGCTGGGACGCCGCTGAAAATCCGGTTTTCAACCCGGTCTTGTACCGGACCTACGAATCGGATCCGGACCGGAGATTCGTGGTGCTGAACCCGAGCAGCATTCCAAGAATGTACCACTCCGCCGCTATTCTTGTGCCAGATGGCAAAATATTGGTGGGCGGCAGCAACCCGCACAATGAGTACAACTTCAGGAGAGCTTTTCCCACTGATCTCAGCCTGCAGGCGTTCCACCCGCCGTACCTGGGCCCACTCTTCGCTCCCTTGCGGCCGTCGATCCTGTCCGTCGAAACGAGGGACGATACGGTATCGTACGGGCAGGAGTTTTCTGTTACCTTTGTTTTATCCGTGTACCGGGCGGATCCCGGGATTTCGGTGGCGCTGGTAACGCCGTCGTTTACTACGCACTCGTTCGCAATGAATCAGAGGATGGTGGTTTTGGACGTGGCACTCCTGGAGCCCCTGTCGACGACTGCTTACAAGATTACGGCGTATGGCCCACCGAAGAACACGGTGGCCCCACCTGGATACTACTTGCTGTTTCTTGTCCACGCTGGCACTCCCAGCCACGGTGTCTGGGTTCGAGTGCAGTGA